GACCCGATTACAGTCACTTGGGAAAGGTGTATGTGGATTGGCAGAACCAAGTCTGGTGTATTCCCTCCTCCAGAATATTGAACAGACTTGATCAAAGCAATGATCGATTTGAACCCATACCGCTGACCGATGATGCCAGCGTGATCTATCAGGATCAAAATTTTGGGTATTGGGTGGGCACGTATTCGGAAGGGTTGCTGTACTCAAAAATGAACGATTCCGTTCCACATTTGCAAAACATCGGCCAGATCAAAGAGACCATCTATGCGCTGGCCCAATACGAAGCCAATATATTGGCCGCTACGGATAATGGCATTTTGTCCATCGACATGGCCAATAAACAAATCAATGATACGTTGAATGAGACATTGGCCGAGGGCAGGATTTTAAAAAAGTTCAGCACTATAACCATTGAGGCGGGCGGCAGACAGTGGTTTGGCACATATGGTGGCGGATTGTTTTTCAGGGAAGGCCAAAGCTCTTTTTTAAAGCGAGCGGCAGAGTTGCCCTTGAGTATCCCAATTCCAGATGATTTAAATATACTGTCGCTGTTTATAGACTCAAGAGAAAGGCTTTGGATCGGCACATACGGTGATGGGCTGTACCTGATATATCTTGATGGTTTTGAGACCCAGCATTTTATGGCCGATAAGCACAACCCCAGGGCCGTTCACTACAACGATATTCTGAGTATTTATGAAGATTACACGGGTACCCTTTGGTTTGGCACCGATGGTGCCGGTCTGAGCTACTATGACGAATACCTTGAAAAGTTCAATGCGATCACCAATTTTCAGGTGCCCCAAAACATCAATGTCGAGGTTGTGAGGGCCATAACCACCGATGGTTCTGGATCTGTTTGGATCGGCACTTCGGACAAAGGTCTCATGGAATATATTCCCGCTGCCAACAGTTGGGTCAAGTATTCGACCGAGGGACCTGAAGAAACTCGGTTGCCTTCGAACAGGATCATGAGCCTGTATGCCGATGCGGATGGCGACCTTTGGATTGGTACCCAAGGGGGCGGACTCGCCATTCTTGAATCGGATGGCACCATCATAAATTATAACAACCCGCCAAACACGGGGCTCGAAGCCATTACCATTTGGGATATTTTTAAAGACAGCGAACAACGCTACTGGCTGGCCACGCGTGAAAATGGTCTGGTTCAATTCGATAAGAAAAAAGGACAGCTTATAAGTTACAATGAAAAAAACGCTTCCATAGACCTGTCCGTCAGTGATAATATCCGGGTCATTACAGAAGACAACAAAGGCAATCTGTGGCTCGGAACCGATTCCGAAGGACTTATCCATCTTAACCTAAAAGAGCAAAAAACCACCACATATAGGGCAGGAAACAGTGACGACTCTCTGTCGAACGACATGATCAAGTCGCTCTATTTCTCCGAGGATGACAATATACTCTGGATAGGTACCTACGGGGGCGGATTGAATGCCTTCGATATCGGCAATGACCGTTTTTATTCCTACACCGAAAAAGACGGTCTGGCCAACAATGTGATCTATGCCATCCTCCCTGATGGGCAGGGCAACCTTTGGCTCAGTTCTAACAGAGGCATTACCAAGTTCACCCCTGCTAGCTCCCTTGACCAAACGCCCATTATCACTAACTATACCAACTATGAAGGGCTGGCAACCGAGTTCAATACAGGGGCGTATCACATTGATGACAATGGCAATCTTTATTTTGGTGGTCTTGAGGGCATTTATTGGTTCAAACCCACCGACATCGTGGAAAATACCCAGTTGCCCAAAACGGCGATTACGGGTATGCAGGTGGGCAACGAACCCTACCCCATTCGCCCGGGCATGAAATTGTCACACAAACAAAATACACTCTCGTTTACCTTTTCGAGCATGCAGTTCTCATTGCCCGAAAAAAACCAGTACCAATATCGGTTGGTAGATTACGATGAAGAATGGATTCAAGCGGGCAACACCAATTTTGCCAGATATTCGCATGTGCCGCCAGGCGAATACGAGTTTCAGGTAAAATCGAGCAATTATGATGGCGTTTGGAACCCGAAACCGGCCACCTTCGCCTTTACCATTAAACCGCCCTGGTACTTCACCACCTTTGCCAAAGTATTATATGCGTTGCTGCTTCTCGGCGCTATCTATGGCGTCTATAGTTATCTGAAGTGGCGGTGGCGAATGAAGCTCGTCCTGGAGTTGAAAGAAGAGGAGGCACATCGGTTGAAACGACTCAACGACTTCAAATCTAAATTGTACACTGACATATCACATGAGTTCAGAACACCCCTTACCTTGATTTCGGGTCCTATCGATGCGAAATTGGGCGATGGTGGGCTTTCTGATGCTGACCACGCCAATTTTTCTATGATCAAGCGAAATGTCAACCGTCTGATGGCATTGGTAGATCAACTATTGCACTTGGCAAGATTGGAGAAGGGAAAATTAAAATTGAAGGTCTCCCAAGGTGATTTGGGGTTGTTTTTGGGGATGTTGGCCACTTCTTTCAAGTACAGGGCCGAACAAAAAAATATCGACTATACCGTTGATGTCAAGGCACTTGATGGGGCATGGTACGATGAGGATGCCATTGATAAAATCGTCACCAACCTGCTTTCGAACGCCCTTAAATATTGCCCCGAAAAGGGCAGCGTTCTCTTTAAGGCCGAAGAAAAAGGCGGTCATCTACAATTGGATGTAAAGAATACGGTCAAAAACTTTTCAGAAAAGAACCTCGACCAGCTCTTCAACAGGTTTTACCAACAAGATGAATATGCCGAGGGGGTAGGTGTGGGGCTTTCACTGGTCAAGCAATTGGTGAAACTTTATAAGGGCGAAGTATCAGTGCAGCTCGAAGACAATGATACCATTCATTTTCGGGTGATGTTGCCCATTGCCAGAGACCGTTTTTCCGATGCCCAAATCGTTGATGGAAACCAAAAAGCTGCCGTTTCCAATATTTCGAACACCGTTGATATAGATAGTGGTTACAAAGAGAACGAGCCAGCACCAAGTGACCTGCCCATGGTACTGGTGGTCGAAGACCACCAAGAGGTGCGGCAGTTCTTGGCATCTGTATGGAAAAACAGGTTTCAGGTCTTTGAGGCTGCCGATGGCAGTTTGGGCATCAAAAAGGCCATCGAAATCGTGCCCGATCTGATCATATCAGACGTGCACATGCCCGGCACCGATGGCATCGAACTCTGCAACACCCTTAAGACCGATGAGCGTACCAGTCATATTCCCATT
This portion of the Flagellimonas lutaonensis genome encodes:
- a CDS encoding two-component regulator propeller domain-containing protein encodes the protein MFNKNLLAILFKALFIVLGFFNLEVVFPQSQISFGQLSIKEGLSQNCGISVAQDSTGYLWIATQDGLNKYDGTNFVVYPFIFDDITRPDYSHLGKVYVDWQNQVWCIPSSRILNRLDQSNDRFEPIPLTDDASVIYQDQNFGYWVGTYSEGLLYSKMNDSVPHLQNIGQIKETIYALAQYEANILAATDNGILSIDMANKQINDTLNETLAEGRILKKFSTITIEAGGRQWFGTYGGGLFFREGQSSFLKRAAELPLSIPIPDDLNILSLFIDSRERLWIGTYGDGLYLIYLDGFETQHFMADKHNPRAVHYNDILSIYEDYTGTLWFGTDGAGLSYYDEYLEKFNAITNFQVPQNINVEVVRAITTDGSGSVWIGTSDKGLMEYIPAANSWVKYSTEGPEETRLPSNRIMSLYADADGDLWIGTQGGGLAILESDGTIINYNNPPNTGLEAITIWDIFKDSEQRYWLATRENGLVQFDKKKGQLISYNEKNASIDLSVSDNIRVITEDNKGNLWLGTDSEGLIHLNLKEQKTTTYRAGNSDDSLSNDMIKSLYFSEDDNILWIGTYGGGLNAFDIGNDRFYSYTEKDGLANNVIYAILPDGQGNLWLSSNRGITKFTPASSLDQTPIITNYTNYEGLATEFNTGAYHIDDNGNLYFGGLEGIYWFKPTDIVENTQLPKTAITGMQVGNEPYPIRPGMKLSHKQNTLSFTFSSMQFSLPEKNQYQYRLVDYDEEWIQAGNTNFARYSHVPPGEYEFQVKSSNYDGVWNPKPATFAFTIKPPWYFTTFAKVLYALLLLGAIYGVYSYLKWRWRMKLVLELKEEEAHRLKRLNDFKSKLYTDISHEFRTPLTLISGPIDAKLGDGGLSDADHANFSMIKRNVNRLMALVDQLLHLARLEKGKLKLKVSQGDLGLFLGMLATSFKYRAEQKNIDYTVDVKALDGAWYDEDAIDKIVTNLLSNALKYCPEKGSVLFKAEEKGGHLQLDVKNTVKNFSEKNLDQLFNRFYQQDEYAEGVGVGLSLVKQLVKLYKGEVSVQLEDNDTIHFRVMLPIARDRFSDAQIVDGNQKAAVSNISNTVDIDSGYKENEPAPSDLPMVLVVEDHQEVRQFLASVWKNRFQVFEAADGSLGIKKAIEIVPDLIISDVHMPGTDGIELCNTLKTDERTSHIPIILLTASTGEEQELKGLQSGADDFVTKPFKLRVLEKRVQNLIDSRRALRSRYSQEVILKAKDIAITPTDEVFLGKVQRVLDERLSDAGFNAKTFASVVGMSRMQLHRKLTAITGLSTTEFIRSQRLKQALHILKTSDATVNEVAYTVGFNTPSYFIKCFKETYKKTPAEFLQSTD